The genome window TGGAGCCGCAAATCATCGCCTGGTCCGAGGAATTCGCACGCAAGGAAAACGCCCTCTTCCTGGGCCGCGGCATGCACTATCCGATCGCCCTGGAAGGCGCGTTAAAACTGAAGGAAATCTCGTACATCCACGCCGAAGCGTATCCGGCCGGCGAACTGAAACACGGCCCGTTGGCCCTGGTGACGAATGAAATGCCGGTCGTCACCATCGCGCCGAACGACGCCCTGATCGAAAAGCTCAAATCGAACATGCAGGAAGTGCGCGCCCGCGGCGGCCAGCTGTACGTCTTCGCCGACGTCGACTCGCGCATCAGCTCCGGCGAAGGCTTGCACGTGATCCGCCTGCCGGAACACTACGGCGTCCTGTCGCCGATCCTGCACGTGGTCGCCCTGCAATTGCTGGCGTACCACACGGCACTGGCGCGCGGCACGGATGTGGACAAGCCGCGCAATCTGGCGAAGTCTGTGACGGTGGAGTAAACAGGCTGGGGGCTGCTTACTAGAGCTAATAAAGTTGGTCGGGAGCTCGGTGCCGCGTCCTGTCCGTCAGCCGTTCCGCCTATTACGAGGCGCGGCGTCGTTCTGCCAAACTGATTCTGTGCAAAAAAAGCGTTCACCTGAAGGCCGCATTTGCGGCCAGCCATCAAAGCTATGGAAGCCGTCCCTTGGTCACGGTGATGGCCAACCAGGGAATCAAGATCGGACGCCACAAGATTTGCAGTTTGATGCGCAAAGCGGCCTTAAGCCCGTCTGGAGGTGCAAATTCATCCATACCACCGACAGCGAGCACGACCTACCAATCGCCGCCAATGTGCTCAATCGGCAGTTCGATCCGCCAGCGCCGAATATGGCGTATGTGACCGACATCACGTACATCTGCACAGGCGCCGGCTGGGTGTATCTGGCCATCGTGCTCGACCTGTTCGCGCGCAAGGTCGTGGGGTGGCCCATGGCGCCGAGTATGCCTGCCGAACTGGTCTGCAACGCCTTACATGGCCATCCGCGCCAGCCGTGCCTGGGCCTAGTCGTCCATTCCGACCGCGGCAGCCAGTACGCCAGTGCGCTGTATCAGGAACTGCTGGACGAGCACGGCTTTGTTTGCAGTATGAGCCGTAAAGGCAATTGCTGTGACACTCAGTCTATTATGGTAGGGAGCGCCATCGCCGAACGCTTCTTCTTGAACCTCAAGACGGAGCGCGTCTGGTAGCGCCAATATGTCAACCATGCCGAGGCCAAGGCCGACATCACCGATTACATCGTCGGCTTATACAACTGCAAGCGATTGAATTCAGTACTGGACAATCTGCCGCTCGCCGCCTACGAGCGGAAAATGGCACAAAACGCCCCTATTGTTGTGTCCGAAATTACTTGACCACAGCACTCGCGATAATCTTGTAGGCGTTTGGTTTTGCAGTCGATCCTGAGAGTTAAGTAGCTGGCGCGATCTAACCATCTTAAATTATGAAAAATTCAAGCCCTGGGTTAGTTGGAAT of Janthinobacterium sp. PAMC25594 contains these proteins:
- a CDS encoding DDE-type integrase/transposase/recombinase, whose translation is MAYVTDITYICTGAGWVYLAIVLDLFARKVVGWPMAPSMPAELVCNALHGHPRQPCLGLVVHSDRGSQYASALYQELLDEHGFVCSMSRKGNCCDTQSIMVGSAIAERFFLNLKTERVW